The following are encoded together in the Halopseudomonas salegens genome:
- the pilH gene encoding twitching motility response regulator PilH translates to MARILVVDDSPTELYKLTGMLEKHGHEVLKAENGADGVALARQEKPDAVLMDIVMPGLNGFQATRQLTKDPETAAIPVIIVTTKDQETDKVWGKRQGAKDYLTKPVEEDTLIRTLKAVLGG, encoded by the coding sequence ATGGCCCGTATTCTTGTAGTTGATGATTCGCCAACCGAGCTGTACAAGCTCACGGGCATGCTGGAAAAGCATGGCCATGAAGTACTCAAGGCGGAAAATGGCGCCGATGGCGTCGCACTGGCGCGGCAGGAAAAGCCTGATGCGGTACTGATGGATATCGTCATGCCTGGTCTCAACGGCTTTCAGGCCACCCGGCAACTGACCAAGGACCCGGAAACCGCCGCTATCCCGGTGATTATCGTGACCACCAAGGACCAGGAAACCGACAAGGTCTGGGGCAAGCGCCAGGGCGCCAAGGACTACCTGACCAAGCCGGTCGAGGAAGACACATTGATCCGGACCCTCAAGGCGGTCCTGGGCGGCTAG
- a CDS encoding methyl-accepting chemotaxis protein: MKKLDKQIFNTMLSNRRITGLFAALILSLLLLFVNFVYLNIQTGYDAEYIAHTGELRVLSQQLSTSATEAATGTEEAFPLLLRARNDFQERWDYLVSGHDETGLPAAPSSLSPQMASVQADWDQVRANADSILASQSTVISLHAVAATLSDTVPQLQVEYEDVVDVLIASGATAEQVAIAQRQSLLAQRILGSVNRVLTGDFDAVLAAESFGRDASLFGRVLQGMLEGDDVMGVTQVTNPEAVFLLEEIDGLFRFVSDSVDEILLTSPELYQVRQSANQIFTDSGQVLQNVSELNAGFQARADARWINTLIGYVLGLIALVSILLIGVQMTRESRERAQETRERLAETAEKNERNQAAILRLLDEIADLADGDLTAEATVTEDFTGAIADSINFSIDQLRALVATINETAQKVADAAQETQGTAMHLAEASEHQAQEIAGASAAVNEMAVSIDQVSANAAESSAVAERSVAIANKGNEVVQNTITGMDTIREQIQDTSKRIKRLGESSQEIGDIVSLINDIADQTNILALNAAIQASMAGDAGRGFAVVADEVQRLAERSSGATKQIEALVKTIQTDTNEAVISMEQTTSEVVRGARLAQDAGVALEEIEKVSTSLAALIQNISNAARQQASSAGHISNTMNVIQEITTQTSTGTTTTARSIGDLAKLAEDMRQSAAGFTLPESQD, translated from the coding sequence ATGAAGAAGCTCGATAAACAGATATTCAATACCATGCTCAGCAACCGGAGGATTACCGGCCTGTTTGCCGCGCTGATCCTGTCGCTGCTGTTGCTGTTCGTCAACTTCGTCTACCTGAATATCCAGACCGGGTACGATGCCGAATACATTGCCCATACCGGGGAGCTGCGGGTACTGTCGCAGCAGTTGTCGACCTCGGCGACTGAGGCGGCTACGGGTACCGAAGAAGCCTTCCCGCTATTGCTGCGAGCTCGCAACGATTTCCAGGAGCGCTGGGATTACCTGGTTTCCGGGCACGATGAAACCGGCCTGCCTGCCGCTCCGAGCAGCCTGTCCCCACAGATGGCCAGTGTGCAGGCAGACTGGGATCAGGTGCGTGCCAATGCGGACAGCATTCTGGCCAGCCAGAGCACGGTCATCTCCTTGCATGCGGTAGCCGCTACCCTGTCGGATACCGTGCCGCAGTTGCAGGTAGAATATGAGGATGTGGTAGATGTGTTGATTGCCAGTGGCGCTACCGCCGAACAGGTGGCCATCGCCCAGCGTCAGTCACTCCTCGCGCAACGGATTCTGGGCTCGGTCAACCGGGTACTGACCGGTGACTTCGATGCCGTGCTGGCAGCAGAAAGCTTTGGTCGTGACGCCAGCCTCTTTGGTCGCGTACTTCAGGGCATGCTGGAAGGTGACGATGTCATGGGTGTCACCCAGGTAACCAACCCCGAGGCCGTGTTCCTGCTGGAAGAAATTGATGGCCTGTTCCGCTTCGTGTCCGACTCGGTCGACGAGATCCTGCTGACGTCGCCGGAGTTGTATCAGGTACGCCAATCGGCCAACCAGATCTTTACCGATTCCGGTCAGGTGCTGCAGAACGTTTCCGAATTGAATGCCGGCTTCCAGGCACGTGCAGACGCTCGCTGGATCAACACCCTGATTGGTTATGTGCTGGGCCTGATTGCGCTTGTCAGTATTCTTCTGATCGGTGTGCAGATGACCCGTGAGAGCCGTGAACGGGCACAGGAAACGCGTGAACGTCTGGCCGAAACTGCCGAGAAAAACGAGCGTAACCAGGCGGCGATTCTGCGTCTGCTGGATGAGATCGCCGACCTTGCGGATGGTGACCTGACGGCGGAGGCCACGGTTACCGAGGACTTCACCGGGGCGATTGCCGACTCGATCAACTTCTCCATTGACCAACTGCGTGCACTGGTAGCAACCATTAACGAAACCGCGCAGAAAGTAGCCGATGCCGCGCAGGAAACCCAGGGTACGGCGATGCATCTGGCTGAAGCGTCCGAGCACCAGGCGCAGGAAATTGCCGGCGCCTCGGCGGCGGTGAACGAGATGGCCGTGTCGATTGACCAGGTATCAGCCAACGCCGCGGAATCCTCCGCGGTAGCAGAACGTTCGGTTGCCATTGCCAACAAGGGTAACGAAGTGGTGCAGAACACCATTACCGGCATGGATACCATTCGTGAGCAGATTCAGGACACCTCGAAGCGGATCAAGCGTCTGGGTGAGTCCTCGCAGGAGATTGGTGACATCGTAAGTCTGATTAACGATATTGCCGACCAGACCAACATCCTGGCACTGAACGCAGCGATTCAGGCTTCCATGGCGGGTGATGCCGGTCGTGGCTTCGCGGTAGTTGCCGACGAAGTACAGCGTCTGGCGGAACGTTCCTCCGGGGCGACCAAGCAGATTGAAGCGCTGGTCAAAACCATTCAGACCGATACCAACGAAGCGGTTATCTCGATGGAGCAAACCACCTCGGAGGTTGTTCGTGGTGCTCGCCTGGCGCAGGACGCGGGTGTTGCCCTGGAAGAAATCGAGAAGGTATCAACCAGTCTTGCTGCCTTGATTCAGAACATCTCCAACGCTGCCCGTCAGCAAGCATCCTCGGCGGGCCACATTTCCAACACGATGAACGTCATTCAGGAAATCACCACGCAAACCTCGACGGGTACGACCACTACCGCACGCAGCATTGGTGATTTGGCCAAGCTGGCCGAAGACATGCGGCAATCGGCAGCAGGCTTTACCCTGCCCGAGTCACAAGACTAA
- the pilG gene encoding twitching motility response regulator PilG, protein MEENFESLKVMVIDDSKTIRRTAETLLKKVGCTVITAVDGFDALAKIADNHPDIIFVDIMMPRLDGYQTCALIKNNSAFRGTPVIMLSSKDGLFDKAKGRIVGSDQYLTKPFSKEELLSAIRAHIPSSDHVAGAADA, encoded by the coding sequence ATGGAAGAAAATTTTGAAAGCCTCAAGGTCATGGTCATTGATGACAGCAAGACTATTCGTCGTACGGCGGAGACCTTGCTGAAAAAAGTTGGCTGTACCGTCATCACGGCGGTCGATGGTTTTGATGCGTTGGCCAAGATTGCCGACAATCATCCCGACATCATTTTTGTCGATATCATGATGCCGCGCCTGGATGGTTATCAAACCTGTGCACTGATCAAGAACAACAGCGCCTTCCGTGGTACACCTGTCATCATGCTGTCGAGCAAGGACGGTCTGTTTGACAAGGCGAAAGGCCGAATTGTCGGTTCCGATCAGTATCTGACCAAGCCATTCAGCAAGGAAGAGCTGTTGAGCGCAATCCGCGCCCACATTCCAAGCAGTGATCACGTCGCCGGTGCGGCTGACGCCTGA
- a CDS encoding CheR family methyltransferase, with protein MQTTPNWSLQQVPDMDAEQFRQWQMLLEARTGVCVSDQRRVYLQTSLCSRMRALQIDDYQRYYDYVTDGLTGTIEWSALIDHLTVRETSFMRHRPSFDCVGRHLQQRLQQSDGGQPLQLWSLGCASGEEAWSLAITLEQAMAQVGKRQNYGIWATDISLKALEQGRAATYPASRMGGLQEAEIRRWLSGRENGQLQISENLRERVCFSRLNILELAQAPIQDMDIIFCQNLLIYFRRWRRRDLLNMLARRLVPGGMLVIGLGEITDWHNPLLIPVADDRVQAWVRRDDNADQE; from the coding sequence GTGCAGACAACACCCAACTGGTCGCTGCAACAAGTACCGGATATGGATGCGGAACAGTTCCGCCAGTGGCAGATGCTGCTGGAGGCGCGCACCGGTGTATGCGTCAGTGATCAGCGCCGGGTTTATTTGCAAACCAGCCTGTGTAGCCGCATGCGTGCATTGCAGATCGATGATTATCAACGTTACTACGATTACGTCACCGACGGCCTGACCGGAACCATCGAGTGGTCGGCATTGATTGACCACCTCACCGTGCGCGAAACCAGCTTTATGCGCCACCGGCCATCGTTTGACTGTGTTGGTCGTCACTTGCAACAGCGCTTGCAGCAGAGTGATGGCGGCCAACCGCTGCAGTTATGGAGCCTGGGGTGTGCCAGTGGCGAAGAAGCCTGGTCACTGGCAATTACTCTGGAGCAGGCCATGGCTCAGGTCGGCAAACGCCAGAATTATGGTATCTGGGCGACCGATATCAGCCTCAAGGCCCTGGAGCAGGGGCGTGCTGCGACCTACCCGGCTTCACGCATGGGAGGCTTGCAGGAAGCGGAAATACGCCGCTGGTTGAGTGGCCGTGAGAATGGTCAATTGCAGATCAGTGAAAACCTGCGTGAACGGGTGTGTTTCAGCCGCCTCAACATTCTTGAGTTGGCCCAGGCACCCATTCAGGATATGGACATCATTTTTTGTCAGAACCTGTTGATCTACTTCCGCCGTTGGCGGCGCCGAGACTTGCTCAACATGCTGGCTCGCCGCCTGGTACCGGGCGGCATGCTGGTGATTGGCCTTGGTGAGATAACAGACTGGCACAACCCCCTGCTTATTCCTGTAGCCGACGACCGGGTCCAGGCCTGGGTGCGGCGGGATGACAACGCGGATCAGGAGTGA
- a CDS encoding chemotaxis protein CheW codes for MSDTLHPFDQLMQLAAACRQQAAGLPAQEVVSETWSGVGFRLAGQHLVAAMGEVSEILHEPRYTALPRVKSWVRGVANVRGRLLPIIDLSRFFAASNTVPRKQRRVLVLDRDDVFAGLLVDEVLGMQHFPVNQFSTLVPAEAGVLAPFVVGSYASETGNAMVFNFRALAHDQAFLDVAI; via the coding sequence ATGTCAGACACTCTTCATCCCTTCGACCAACTCATGCAACTGGCTGCCGCTTGTCGGCAGCAAGCTGCTGGTCTGCCGGCCCAGGAAGTGGTCAGCGAGACCTGGAGTGGTGTCGGTTTCCGCCTTGCCGGCCAGCATCTGGTTGCGGCAATGGGCGAAGTCAGTGAAATCCTGCATGAACCTCGTTATACCGCCTTGCCCAGGGTCAAGTCCTGGGTGCGCGGGGTAGCCAACGTGCGTGGGCGTTTGTTGCCCATCATTGACCTGAGCCGTTTCTTTGCTGCCAGCAACACGGTGCCACGCAAGCAGCGCCGGGTGCTGGTTCTTGATCGTGACGATGTCTTTGCCGGGCTCCTGGTCGACGAAGTGCTCGGCATGCAGCATTTCCCCGTCAATCAATTCTCCACCCTGGTGCCGGCCGAAGCCGGTGTACTGGCACCCTTCGTGGTTGGCAGTTACGCCAGTGAGACGGGCAACGCCATGGTGTTCAACTTTCGTGCGCTGGCGCATGATCAGGCATTTCTTGATGTAGCAATCTGA
- a CDS encoding hybrid sensor histidine kinase/response regulator: MGDRHDYVALDWVKGEISATLQQARQALEAYVAQPDDSTRLRFCLTYIHQVHGTLQMVEFYGAALLAEEMEKLAQAMMHGQASNIDEALEVLMQAILQMPVYLDKVQSGRRDLPMLLLPLLNDMRSARGEKLLSESAVFSAERLEPEAPSDDGLPDFTSEASRQQLRKLRQVLQVAQLGVIRDRDVSANSEQLVKVFARLERLCQGSDWAELWRVFAGIAEGLATGSISNGSSIRQLLRQADRELRQLKDEPASISVPPANELLRNLLFYVAKSPGGSPRLDALKQRYQLQELWKAEDEPASGSRQLVGPDRSAMQSVAQALSEELLQIKDQLDLFVRGDRSSPERLHDLLPTIKQVADTLAMLGLGQPRRVLLEQIEQVERMATGKSNLTDAALMDVAGGILFVEASLHGIAGLSGSKDNADSDVERLASAQDMALVQRQVVQEARNALEQTRDCINAFIINQWDHAQLAPVDDLLTSVRGGLSMLGLERPAAAVNACRRYLLESLVQEGARPQWQALDSLADVVTSIDYYLERLAEDDPERSDSILVVAEERLQDLGFHPAQLPAAAPETPEADAETAPLEEPSAEADASEPESISVEPELSAELPAEAVEDDITEPASGAEDSDDTDLPDAPIAGAAEADTDDDDDLIDPELVEIFVEEAGEVLETLTEFTPQWEADNQDDKACAEVRRAFHTLKGSGRMVQASVLAELAWSVENMLNRVIDRSIELTPAVFSTVNAVRALMPRLVEDFASSQSQMLPEVAQLSAQADALSRGETPLPADEPATEHEQPLEPAEQSPGAEAETDSDAALPVPELDELDELPNDVAEVTSVDDSDSIADVQSDQPDVLPEDTDETPATPELVAPEAGLNELQAAAEADDEEGLDPILLDIFHNETQSHIAQINAFIEQCQQGLPRPISDALQRALHTLKGSAHMAGIAPIADLATPLEKLIKTFKANLVPADQALVDLLSVAVTLFDSGLQQLYSTPQQTIAGSAEFLDQITMLEQQGMQLRDSSRSDLEPGSGPGLMSIFLTEGVDLLLDAADEMQAGNELDHVRTQNSLRALAEVAGDVELPPIERLSEALEQVHHLLQQERLEMTDSVRDALMDGHERLIGMMDQVAAHQLVVPATQEIARLEGLLPRAQLPTIDSEPTAVETPAPPRKDVAGSWHPESAGTDAELVEIFLEEAQEIIDSSASSLQQWGEDTSNTLPVEELQRDLHTLKGGARMAEITPVGDLAHELEFLYEDLCNQRYGANPGLMQLLHACHDSLADMIDGVVAGQAISDGRGLIDSIRRFRADPSQPVTMPDADAQSTTDVTEAAPAAPVGVDPAAGMLGIFLEEAQELLQPCTAWIGSEDEQERAQAKHQIQAVKGGARMAGEQALADQAWALEQALDNAQTDSASLLKQLSDLQERIAALSSGQSPSVAEPADPGPAESAESAPPEPVPASAEPVALQPAEATAPRPASQTLAEVKSILQQAMERTSSGGRSRGATQESVKVPADLLEDLVNLAGETSIFRGRIEQQVSDLGYTLGEMESTIERVRDQLRRLDMETQAQILSRHQEEIEHSYEDFDPLEMDRYSQLQQLSRSLFESASDLFDLKETMAAKARDAETLLLQQARVNTELQEGLMRTRMVPFERLLPRLRRIVRQVSNELGKQVELVVEQADGEMDRSVLERMIGPLEHMLRNAVDHGIELPQQRREAGKAETGLISIDLHREGSEIILSIQDDGAGINLQRIREKALERGLIDADTDLTDQELLDFTLEAGFSTAAKVTQVSGRGVGMDVVNAEVKQLGGGILLHTKAGEGSQITIRLPFTVSVNRALMVYSGDDLYAIPLNTIEGIVRVSGYELEAYYAEDAPPFEYAGKTYELSYLGDLLATGQQPKLTGHTLPLPVILVRGSEHSVAVQVDALAGSREIVVKNLGKQFAVVSGISGATILGDGRVVVILDLLAIIRAQHAQLSQQRLASERAQLERIPEQRATLVMVVDDSITVRKVTSRLLERHGMEVVTAKDGVDAIAKLQDVKPDIMLLDIEMPRMDGFEVATLVRHDEELKELPIVMITSRTGEKHRERAKGIGVNDYLGKPYQESQLLEAIAKLVPERV, encoded by the coding sequence ATGGGTGATCGGCATGATTATGTTGCCCTCGACTGGGTCAAAGGTGAAATTTCCGCAACGTTGCAGCAGGCCCGGCAGGCGCTGGAGGCCTATGTAGCGCAACCGGATGACTCCACCCGCTTGCGGTTTTGCCTCACCTATATCCATCAGGTGCATGGCACGCTGCAGATGGTCGAGTTCTACGGCGCAGCCTTGCTGGCCGAAGAAATGGAAAAGCTCGCCCAGGCAATGATGCATGGCCAGGCCAGCAATATTGATGAGGCACTGGAAGTTCTGATGCAGGCCATCCTGCAAATGCCGGTCTACCTCGACAAGGTACAAAGTGGCCGGCGTGACCTGCCCATGTTGCTATTGCCCCTGTTGAACGATATGCGCAGCGCGCGTGGCGAAAAACTGTTGTCGGAAAGCGCGGTATTCAGTGCCGAGCGTCTGGAGCCCGAGGCCCCGTCCGATGATGGCTTGCCTGACTTCACCAGTGAGGCCAGCCGGCAGCAATTGCGCAAGTTGCGACAAGTCTTGCAAGTGGCGCAGCTGGGGGTTATCCGTGATCGTGATGTGAGCGCCAACAGCGAGCAACTGGTCAAGGTGTTTGCTCGCCTGGAACGGCTGTGTCAGGGCAGTGACTGGGCGGAGCTCTGGCGCGTGTTTGCCGGGATTGCCGAAGGCCTGGCCACCGGCAGTATCAGCAATGGCAGCTCGATTCGCCAGTTGTTGCGTCAGGCTGACCGCGAACTGCGTCAACTCAAGGACGAGCCTGCCAGTATCAGTGTGCCTCCGGCCAATGAACTGCTGCGCAATCTGCTCTTCTATGTGGCCAAGAGCCCGGGCGGCAGTCCGCGGCTGGATGCACTGAAACAGCGCTATCAATTGCAGGAGTTGTGGAAAGCCGAGGATGAACCGGCGAGTGGTAGCCGCCAGCTGGTGGGCCCTGACCGGTCGGCCATGCAGTCGGTGGCCCAGGCCCTGTCTGAAGAACTGCTGCAGATCAAGGATCAGCTAGACCTCTTTGTGCGTGGTGATCGCAGTAGTCCCGAGCGCTTGCACGACTTGCTGCCGACCATCAAACAGGTTGCCGATACGTTGGCCATGCTGGGTCTGGGCCAGCCACGGCGAGTGCTGCTGGAACAGATCGAACAGGTCGAGCGCATGGCGACCGGGAAGAGCAACCTGACCGACGCCGCGTTGATGGATGTTGCGGGCGGTATTCTCTTTGTCGAAGCCAGCCTGCACGGTATTGCCGGACTCAGTGGCAGCAAGGACAACGCGGACAGTGATGTGGAGCGGCTGGCGTCGGCGCAGGATATGGCGCTGGTGCAGCGTCAGGTCGTGCAGGAAGCCCGTAATGCACTGGAGCAGACCCGCGATTGCATCAATGCCTTCATCATCAATCAGTGGGATCATGCACAGCTGGCCCCGGTCGATGACCTGCTGACCAGTGTCCGGGGTGGCTTGTCCATGCTGGGCCTGGAGCGTCCGGCTGCGGCGGTGAATGCGTGCCGCCGTTATCTGCTGGAGAGTCTGGTTCAGGAGGGTGCGAGGCCGCAGTGGCAGGCGCTGGATAGCCTGGCAGACGTGGTTACCAGCATTGATTATTATCTTGAGCGTCTGGCCGAGGATGATCCTGAGCGCAGTGACAGCATCCTGGTTGTCGCCGAAGAGCGCTTGCAGGACCTGGGCTTCCATCCGGCGCAATTGCCGGCAGCAGCACCTGAGACGCCAGAAGCCGATGCCGAGACCGCCCCGCTGGAGGAGCCATCCGCCGAGGCGGATGCCTCTGAGCCAGAGTCGATCTCGGTCGAGCCCGAGCTGTCGGCCGAGTTGCCTGCCGAAGCCGTCGAAGACGACATCACTGAGCCTGCGTCAGGCGCGGAAGACAGCGACGATACTGACTTGCCGGATGCGCCCATTGCCGGCGCAGCAGAAGCCGACACGGATGACGACGATGATCTGATTGACCCCGAGCTGGTTGAAATCTTCGTCGAAGAAGCGGGCGAAGTGCTGGAAACACTGACCGAGTTCACGCCGCAATGGGAAGCCGACAATCAGGATGACAAGGCTTGCGCCGAAGTTCGCCGCGCTTTCCATACGCTCAAGGGCAGTGGGCGCATGGTACAGGCCAGTGTGCTTGCCGAGCTGGCCTGGTCGGTCGAGAATATGCTCAACCGGGTCATTGATCGCAGTATTGAATTGACCCCGGCGGTCTTTTCCACGGTGAATGCGGTGCGGGCCTTGATGCCGCGGCTGGTCGAGGATTTTGCCAGCAGTCAGTCGCAGATGTTGCCCGAGGTTGCACAGTTGAGTGCCCAGGCCGACGCCCTGTCGCGGGGTGAGACTCCGCTGCCGGCAGACGAGCCCGCGACTGAGCATGAGCAGCCGTTGGAGCCTGCAGAGCAATCGCCCGGGGCAGAGGCAGAAACGGATAGCGATGCGGCATTGCCGGTGCCGGAACTGGACGAGCTGGATGAGCTGCCGAATGATGTTGCCGAGGTGACCTCGGTAGACGACAGCGACAGCATCGCGGATGTTCAATCCGATCAGCCCGACGTGCTGCCAGAAGACACCGACGAGACGCCAGCGACGCCGGAGCTGGTTGCCCCCGAGGCTGGCCTGAACGAACTACAGGCGGCAGCAGAAGCGGATGACGAGGAAGGCCTTGACCCGATCCTGCTGGATATTTTCCACAACGAAACGCAAAGCCACATTGCACAGATCAATGCCTTCATCGAGCAGTGTCAGCAAGGTTTGCCGCGTCCGATAAGTGATGCCTTGCAGCGAGCCCTGCACACCCTCAAGGGCAGTGCACACATGGCGGGTATTGCACCGATCGCCGACCTGGCCACGCCGCTGGAAAAACTGATCAAGACCTTCAAGGCCAATCTGGTGCCGGCTGATCAGGCGCTGGTCGATCTGCTCTCGGTTGCGGTTACCCTGTTTGACAGTGGTTTGCAGCAGCTCTATTCGACCCCTCAGCAAACGATTGCCGGCAGTGCAGAATTCCTTGACCAGATAACCATGCTGGAACAGCAGGGCATGCAGTTGCGTGACAGCAGCCGCAGTGATCTGGAGCCGGGCAGTGGCCCGGGTCTGATGTCAATCTTCCTCACCGAGGGGGTTGATTTGCTGCTGGATGCCGCTGATGAAATGCAGGCCGGGAACGAACTGGACCATGTTCGCACCCAGAACAGTTTGCGCGCCTTGGCCGAGGTGGCTGGCGATGTCGAACTGCCCCCGATCGAACGTCTGAGCGAGGCGCTGGAACAGGTGCACCATCTGTTGCAGCAAGAGCGTCTGGAAATGACCGACAGCGTGCGTGATGCCCTGATGGACGGGCATGAACGGCTGATCGGCATGATGGATCAGGTTGCTGCACATCAACTGGTGGTGCCTGCGACACAGGAAATTGCTCGGCTCGAAGGTCTGTTGCCGCGTGCGCAACTGCCGACCATTGATAGTGAGCCGACGGCGGTTGAGACGCCTGCTCCGCCCCGCAAGGATGTTGCCGGTAGCTGGCACCCTGAAAGTGCTGGCACTGACGCTGAACTGGTGGAGATTTTCCTCGAAGAAGCCCAGGAAATTATCGACAGTTCGGCGAGCAGCCTGCAGCAATGGGGCGAAGACACCAGCAATACCCTGCCCGTAGAAGAGCTGCAGCGTGACTTGCACACCCTCAAGGGTGGTGCGCGCATGGCCGAGATTACCCCGGTGGGTGATCTGGCGCATGAACTGGAATTCCTTTACGAAGATCTGTGTAATCAGCGATACGGCGCCAACCCCGGACTGATGCAGCTGCTGCATGCCTGCCACGACAGCCTTGCCGATATGATTGATGGCGTGGTTGCTGGTCAGGCGATCAGCGATGGACGTGGCCTGATTGACAGTATTCGTCGTTTCCGTGCCGATCCGAGCCAGCCGGTGACTATGCCGGATGCAGATGCCCAATCAACCACCGATGTCACGGAAGCTGCCCCGGCAGCGCCGGTAGGGGTGGATCCGGCAGCGGGGATGTTGGGGATCTTCCTCGAGGAAGCGCAGGAGTTGTTGCAGCCCTGTACCGCATGGATTGGTAGCGAGGATGAGCAGGAGCGTGCCCAGGCCAAGCATCAGATTCAGGCAGTCAAGGGCGGTGCGCGCATGGCCGGCGAACAGGCACTGGCTGATCAGGCATGGGCCCTGGAGCAGGCTCTGGACAATGCGCAAACCGACAGCGCCAGCCTGCTGAAGCAATTGAGCGACCTGCAGGAACGGATTGCTGCATTGAGTTCTGGTCAATCGCCGTCGGTTGCTGAGCCGGCTGACCCCGGTCCTGCCGAGAGCGCGGAATCAGCACCGCCTGAGCCAGTACCCGCTTCAGCGGAGCCGGTTGCCTTGCAACCGGCTGAAGCAACCGCGCCACGTCCGGCATCGCAGACACTGGCTGAGGTCAAGTCGATCCTGCAGCAGGCGATGGAGCGAACCAGCAGTGGTGGGCGCAGCCGTGGTGCTACGCAGGAAAGCGTCAAGGTGCCAGCTGACCTGCTTGAGGATCTGGTCAACCTGGCCGGGGAAACCTCGATTTTCCGTGGCCGTATCGAGCAGCAGGTCAGTGATCTGGGTTATACCCTCGGGGAAATGGAAAGCACCATCGAACGGGTACGTGACCAGTTGCGCCGATTGGACATGGAGACGCAGGCACAGATTCTGTCCCGTCACCAGGAAGAGATCGAGCACAGCTACGAAGACTTTGATCCACTGGAAATGGACCGTTATTCCCAGCTCCAGCAACTGTCGCGATCACTCTTCGAGTCTGCGTCTGACTTGTTCGACCTGAAAGAAACCATGGCGGCCAAAGCCAGGGATGCGGAAACCCTGTTGCTGCAACAGGCGCGGGTGAATACTGAATTGCAGGAAGGTCTGATGCGTACGCGCATGGTGCCCTTCGAGCGTTTGTTGCCACGCCTGCGGCGTATCGTACGCCAGGTGTCGAACGAACTTGGCAAGCAGGTCGAACTGGTTGTCGAGCAGGCTGACGGCGAGATGGACCGTAGCGTACTCGAGCGCATGATCGGCCCGCTGGAGCACATGTTGCGCAATGCGGTCGACCACGGTATCGAGTTGCCGCAACAACGCCGTGAAGCGGGTAAAGCGGAAACCGGCCTGATCAGTATCGACCTGCACCGTGAAGGGAGCGAAATCATTCTGTCGATCCAGGATGACGGCGCCGGGATCAACTTGCAGCGCATCCGTGAGAAAGCGCTCGAACGTGGATTGATTGACGCCGACACCGACCTGACCGACCAGGAGTTGCTCGACTTTACTCTGGAAGCCGGCTTCTCGACGGCAGCCAAGGTAACTCAGGTTTCCGGGCGTGGTGTGGGCATGGATGTGGTCAATGCCGAAGTGAAACAGCTTGGCGGCGGTATTCTGCTCCATACCAAAGCCGGTGAGGGCAGTCAGATAACCATCCGCCTGCCCTTTACCGTATCGGTCAACCGCGCCCTGATGGTGTATTCCGGTGATGACCTCTATGCCATTCCGTTGAACACCATTGAAGGTATTGTCCGCGTATCGGGCTACGAACTGGAAGCCTATTACGCCGAAGATGCACCGCCCTTCGAGTATGCGGGCAAGACGTATGAACTGAGCTATCTGGGCGACCTGCTGGCGACCGGTCAGCAACCCAAACTGACCGGGCATACCTTGCCGTTGCCGGTCATTCTGGTACGCGGGAGTGAGCACAGTGTTGCGGTGCAGGTAGATGCTCTGGCCGGTTCGCGTGAAATCGTGGTGAAAAACCTGGGTAAACAGTTTGCCGT